The nucleotide window CCGAAGCCCGTGATCGGTGGGCGTCCCGCCCTGCACCAGAAGGGTGCCTCGATCCGTGGCGTAGATCGTCGGGCACTCCTTGATGTCGCACGTGCTGACCAGCTTGGTGACCTTCATGGTCCAGGTTCCCTTCCACCCGCTGCCGTCAGTACCCCGTGTCCGGCTCGATGCTCCCGAGGGCGCGGCACGCCGGTCAAGCGATCTCGGTTGACGTAACGGGAAACCGGGCACGGGCCGACGCGGGGCTCGTGACCGAAACCGAGGCATCGCGTCGTCGGCCAACAGGCCGGCCAGCACAGCAGGGGTTCCTTCGGCCGACCCACAGGCATGTTCGAGAGAAGACCAATCGGTTGTCGCCAACAGATCCCGCGGGTCCGGCAGCAGACCGTCAACGTCCGTGATCTGCACGTACTCGTCCACGACCGTCGTGCCCGGCTCCCGCATCCTTCGGCCGATCCCCGGCCCTTCTTCGCGTCCCTGTAGCATGCCCCACGCCCCGCCCCGACGCGAAGCCGGATGTCATCGACGTTTTTACGGAGCAGCCTCATGATCCGCGTAGACACCGACGACCCGGAACTCGAAAGCCAGCTGGACTCCCGCGTCACCTATCGCGGCGAGTACTTCACCGGCGAGGTGACCGAGATGAACGGCGACGTCATGGTGGCCCTGACGACCTACCGGGACGGGTTCGAGGACGGGCCGAGTGTGGAGTGGTTTCCGGGGGGCGGGAAGTTGAGTGAGGGGGTGGTCCGGAAGGGGATTCCGGTGGGGCCTTGGCGGATGTGGCACGTGAACGGGGAGTTGGCCGAGGAGAAGGTGTTCGACGAGGCGGGCACGGGGTGTGTCGTGCGGATCCGGCGGTGGTCCGAGCGGGGGGATCCGCTTCCGCAGCGGAGTTCGCAGGGGTGATCACACTCAAGCTCACGGGCATCTCCAGCGAGGACGAAAACGCGTCGCCGGGCGGACCGCGACCATCGCCATGGGCCCCGCCGCCGACGGTGTCCGGCGGCGGGGCGATCGCACTTACGGCAGCTGGTCCAGGAACCAGGTGGCCAGTTCCTCGGTGACCAGGGTGTGCGTTTCGCTCTGCGAGGCGAATTTGACGGCGTGGAAGGGCCCCTCCTCCAGTTCATCATCGCTGATCGGGGTGTAGAGGTCGTCGTGGGTGTCCGGCTGCCGTAGGGCGGCGGCGCTGACGGCGGGGACGAAGCAGTGTTCGCGGATGGGGTTGCTGACGCGGAGGCCCAGCAGGCCCGGGAGGTCGTTCAGTTTGTCGGCGAGGAGGCCGAAGCCGGGGAGGGTGCCGCCGGGGGCGCCGTCGATGTCGGGCAGGCCGTTGGTGTGGACCTCGCGGTTGGGTTTGGTCAGGACGCGGAGGTTGGCGACGAGTTGGCTTTCGCCCTCGGACTGGGTGCGCAGTTTCGTACCGGAGATGTTGGCCCCTTCTCCGACTGAGGGCGTCGGCTCCGGGGCGGATGCCGTTGCCGACACCGGTGTCCGGGCCGTTGGCGAGGGCGATCAGTCGCGTTTGCCTCGCCCGGGGCCAGTTGCTGACTTCCTCCAGCGCGCGCAGGAACGCGAGGCGCCGCTCGCTGGTGGCGGCCTTGTCCTCCCAGTTCGCGATGTGCTGCGAGAGGAGTTCCTGGGCGGCCGGGCTGTTGATCTGGTTCGAGAAGCCCGCGTTGAGCTTCTTGATGTAGTGCGCGAACGCCTGGAGGGCGATGGGGATCCAGGCGCCGGTGTGCGGGCTGTCCCAGGAGTAGTAGAGCTGCGTCTGGTGGTCGATGCCGACCGTCTCCAGTTTGGCGAGGGCGTACCGGGTGACCAGGCCGCCCATGCTGAAGCCGCCGACGGTCAGCGGGTGGTCGCCGGTACGGCGGTCGATCACCTCGATGACGGCCGCCATCGCCGTCTCGGCGTTCTCCAGGATCGACGCGCTGCGCTCGCGGTAGCCGACCAGGACGACGTCGCGGCCCCGGCGGCGGATCTCGCTCAGGAGCGGAAACGGGCCGTACTCCAGGAGTTCCCAGGTGAGGTTGAGGTCGGTGGGACCGACGCTGAAGCCGTCCGCGATCAGGACGGGGCGGGTGAGGTGGGTGTTGCCCTCGCCGTGGTAGATCCGGGCGATGCCGCTGGGGAGGTCCCAGACCTCGTCGGGCTCGGGCGCGGTGCGCTCGGTCGTGCGTGGACCGGGCGCCAGGATGATCGGGGGACCGGACTCGAAGGCTTCGGCGACCTGCTCTTCGGTGATGCTCACGGCATTCCCTCCTGGACGTGGGGGCGGTGCCCCCCCACGCGAATCGGACGCCGGGGCGGTGTGGCGTCGCGTCCATCCCCGGCAAGACAATGCCGTCATCCTGCTGTCCGTAATCATCCAGGAGCGGAACGTAACGGCTACGCGTGCCGTGATGCGTCGGATCACGTGACCGCGGGGGCCGGCCCGGCGTGTCGGACGGTGTCTCGACACACCTCCTGCCAACGCTGCGACGTTGTCGGACACACTCCCCGCCAAGGATTTCAAGGATCTCCCCGGCACAGAAATGCTGAACACAGAGAATCGTGAACGAAGTTGCCTGATGACCGTATTCAGCTTCGGCGCCGAGCCGTTGGGGTGAATGCGCGTTCCGGGGGGCGGCCGTCGGGG belongs to Streptantibioticus cattleyicolor NRRL 8057 = DSM 46488 and includes:
- a CDS encoding toxin-antitoxin system YwqK family antitoxin; the encoded protein is MSSTFLRSSLMIRVDTDDPELESQLDSRVTYRGEYFTGEVTEMNGDVMVALTTYRDGFEDGPSVEWFPGGGKLSEGVVRKGIPVGPWRMWHVNGELAEEKVFDEAGTGCVVRIRRWSERGDPLPQRSSQG